A DNA window from Setaria viridis chromosome 2, Setaria_viridis_v4.0, whole genome shotgun sequence contains the following coding sequences:
- the LOC117845488 gene encoding uncharacterized protein, producing the protein MGKKCCIASWTAAVIAAGIIAVLVAAYGVLRHVDIAVEEASLTRFALAETTTTSSPAAAAAAVLAYNLSLTLAVRNPNWAITVKNRKKLEAACTFDGQPFDRVLLAGKGDKQGPRKTRVYHLAVSSNGAAVPALGNAGAAEFRKQNATGFFEVEVKVTGKFSYTGRLTKCDLDATCPLKLQLAPPGTKAVVFQKVKCKLAKPKKYC; encoded by the coding sequence ATGGGGAAGAAGTGCTGCATCGCCAGCTGGACCGCGGCCGTCATCGCGGCCGGCATCATCGCCGTCCTCGTGGCCGCCtacggcgtcctccggcacgtGGACATCGCCGTCGAGGAGGCGTCGCTGACAAGGTTCGCCCTggcggagacgacgacgacctcctccccggcggcggcggcggcggcggtgctcgcgTACAACCTCTCGCTGACGCTCGCCGTCCGCAACCCGAACTGGGCCATCACCGTCAAGAACAGGAAGAAGCTCGAGGCGGCGTGCACCTTCGACGGCCAGCCGTTCGACCGCGTGCTGCTCGCCGGCAAGGGCGACAAGCAGGGGCCCAGGAAGACGAGGGTGTACCACCTCGCCGTGAGCTCgaacggcgccgccgtcccggcgcTGGGaaacgccggcgccgccgagttCAGGAAGCAGAACGCAACGGGGTTCTTCGAGGTGGAGGTGAAGGTCACCGGCAAGTTCAGCTACACGGGGCGCCTCACCAAGTGCGACCTGGACGCGACCTGCCCGCTCAagctgcagctcgcgccgccggggacgaaGGCCGTCGTGTTCCAGAAGGTCAAGTGCAAGCTCGCCAAGCCCAAGAAGTACTGCTAA
- the LOC117844551 gene encoding uncharacterized protein — MCCLDDGCCCCGGCYDSFCDRCCPCVSYDARETIFGCCVCFLILGAVALLAVLLAAYGFIRQPEVAVESASLTRFALLTTPATALAYNLSLTLTVRNRNWAMAVKSTKPMEAGYSFDGQRFDRVRLADEGDVHPAGKTRVYHLDSGAGGAYVALGNAGVAEFGKENATGLFEVEVAVAGEVRYQAHFTKCKLAATCPLKLQLAPPGTPAVVFQKVKCKLAKPDKNC, encoded by the coding sequence ATGTGCTGCCTCGAcgacggctgctgctgctgcggcggctgctACGACTCCTTCTGCGACCGCTGCTGCCCCTGCGTCTCGTACGACGCGCGCGAGACCATCTTCGGTTGCTGCGTCTGCTTCCTCATCCTCGGCGCCGTGGCCCTCCTCGCCGTGCTCCTCGCCGCCTACGGCTTCATCCGCCAACCGGAGGTCGCCGTCGAGTCCGCCTCGCTGACCAGGTTCGCGCTCCTCACCACCCCCGCCACCGCGCTCGCCTACAACCTCTCGCTCACGCTCACCGTCCGCAACCGGAACTGGGCCATGGCCGTCAAGAGCACCAAGCCGATGGAGGCCGGCTACAGCTTCGACGGGCAGCGGTTCGACCGCGTCAGGCTCGCCGACGAGGGGGACGTGCACCCGGCGGGGAAGACCCGGGTGTACCACCTcgactccggcgccggcggcgcgtaCGTGGCGCTCGGGAACGCCGGCGTCGCCGAGTTCGGGAAGGAGAACGCCACGGGGCTGttcgaggtggaggtggcggtcgccggcgaggtgagGTACCAGGCGCACTTCACCAAGTGCAAGCTGGCCGCGACGTGCCCGCTCAagctgcagctcgcgccgccCGGGACGCCCGCCGTCGTGTTCCAGAAGGTCAAGTGCAAGCTCGCCAAGCCCGACAAGAACTGCTAG
- the LOC117844552 gene encoding uncharacterized protein, which yields MGKLDDCWAECCYKWDEWKYCLACLGIVAGVVLFAVLLAAFGFVRRVSVSVDEASLTRFELSTTASPATSLAYNLTLTLVIRNPNWAMNLKNTKPLEAFYKFDDQVFDRFELAGKGEKHPAGKTRVYHLAAGATRFVATLGNAGEAEFRKENATGVFQVEVAVAGEVRYTARYTKCKVEASCPLKLQLAPPGTAASAAVVFQRVKCKLAPPEKNC from the coding sequence ATGGGGAAGCTCGACGACTGCTGGGCCGAGTGCTGCTACAAGTGGGACGAGTGGAAGTACTGCCTGGCCTGCCTCGGCATCGTGGCCGGTGTCGTCCTCTTCGCCGTGCTCCTCGCCGCGTTCGGCTTCGTCCGCCGCGTCTCCGTCTCCGTCGACGAGGCCTCGCTGACGCGCTTCGAGCTGTCGACgacggcctcgccggcgacgtcgcTGGCCTACAACCTCACCCTGACCCTGGTGATCCGCAACCCGAACTGGGCGATGAACCTCAAGAACACCAAGCCGCTGGAGGCGTTCTACAAGTTCGACGACCAGGTTTTCGACCGGTTCGAGCTCGCCGGGAAGGGCGAGAAGCACCCCGCCGGGAAGACCCGGGTGTACCACCTCGCCGCGGGGGCGACGAGGTTCGTCGCGACCCTCGGGAACGCCGGCGAGGCCGAGTTCCGGAAGGAGAACGCGACGGGGGTCTTccaggtggaggtggcggtcgCCGGGGAGGTCCGGTACACCGCGCGCTACACCAAGTGCAAGGTCGAGGCGTCGTGCCCGCTCAagctgcagctcgcgccgcccgggacggccgcctccgccgccgtcgtgttCCAGAGGGTCAAGTGCAAGCTCGCGCCGCCGGAGAAGAACTGCTAG
- the LOC117844553 gene encoding uncharacterized protein — MNTRPVVLVLLLLVLIITSQFEWKQQIGDAANADPAAARRRQQLLAREDAVKEKIILSQEKNIQQLNQLIESLQRQLLHCRGSNNTVHTTTIPATGVGEVEEHETIDDENR, encoded by the exons ATGAATACGAGGCCGGTggtgctcgtcctcctcctgctcgtgcTCATCATCACGTCGCAGTTCGAGTGGAAGCAGCAGATCGGGGACGCCGCCaacgccgaccccgccgccgcgcgccgccgccagcagctgCTCGCCAGGGAGGACGCCGTCAAGGAAAAG ATAATACTATCTCAAGAGAAAAATATCCAACAACTTAATCAGCTTATTGAGAGCCTTCAGCGCCAGCTACTACATTGCCGTGGTAGCAATAATACCGTTCATACAACCACCATTCCCGCCACTGGAGTAGGTGAAGTTGAGGAACATGAAACCATTGATGATGAGAACAGATGA